The following nucleotide sequence is from Lonchura striata isolate bLonStr1 chromosome 17, bLonStr1.mat, whole genome shotgun sequence.
aaagagCCACCCCTAATTAGTTAACCTTTCTCACATCATCAAGTTCTTAAATGGGCAGAATAACAAGATCAACAGGTGCTGATGATACTGCCATGAAGAATTATCTTCAGActtaaataattatattttagcCCTTcgtttattttctttctccagccATTTTCTGAAGCTGTATAGTTCATTTAGCCCACCCTCTGCCTGGGGTACAGCGTTGCACACCCCCCTCATCCCTGTCACCGTGACAAGGTGACACTGTCACCACAGGCTGAACTTGCAGGTGTCTTGGCACCACCCCAAACACTGCAGTCTGCACTCAGAACTGAATTTAAATCCCTGTCCTGGTGAGTACAAGCTCAGTGCTCATCCCTACTCCAGGTAAAGCCAGGCTCTGGTTCCTGGCAATGATGCCAAAGGAATTCTCTGCTGTCTCACACTTCCAGCAAGCTGCTCACAGCCATGTGGGGCTCAGGTTCCTCCTGTAGTGTTAAAAGATCAAAATTGGTGATGTTATAAAATTTTAGAGCTTGGGCTCTACAGAGACTGGAGCTCGTCAAGAAAGCAAATTCCTTTTCTACCATCTGGAAACGACACAGGGTGGGAAAAGGCACCTTGGAGCATCCCGGGAGGACAGTGTTCCTCCTTATCTCTGAACTCTCCCAACCACAGAGTATTTTTTTTGCAGAACCAAAATGAGCCAGACCTCAGGGTCCTTGAGCAGAGTGTGACCACAAGATGTCACAGTTGCTTTGCTGCGATGTGTGGTCCTGCCCCTTTCCCACTCCCAGCCTTCATCTCCCAGGTATCCCTATGAACACACATGCTGGTATTCAGgttttttgttgctgctgtggtttttttttttttttttttttggcaaaacaATATTCTTCATTGTATTCTGAGCAAGGTAAGGCATTTAGGTTTCTAGCTCACTTATGGGTTGTTCACAGTATAAACTCAAAGCTTTCACAGATTTATGCCCTTGCTGTAGGTCCAGCTGACAGACAACAATTTTGATagagacagaggaaaaaaatctaagttCAAACAAACACTTCTTGGTGCTGCCAGAGTTACTGCTCAGTGTCCCACAGACCCCAGGTGCCTTTGCCAGATGGTGTAGCAGACTCAGAAAACACCACAATGTTGCAGACTTGAGAGGCTTTTGTTCTTTATAGCCTATTgctaaatttatttctttttctgccccAGAAAGCTGCCTGCATAGCCTGGATGGGGTCCCAGGGGCTGATGCTAACACTAGCTCACCCTGAAGTAGAGCAAGAAAGGAGTTTAGTCGTAGAAGCTGATGAGCCTTGCAGGACCCAACTATGGGTCTTTGGGTTAGTCCCTTCCAGTGTGCACATTGAATTAAAGACCTAATTCATGGCCTGTGCAAGCAATTGCTATGGATGCTCCAAACAAACAGCACTTTCTTTCCTGCCCGCCTGGCTGGTGCctcttcccagctggagccaggCAGAGTTTCCCATCTGGCCCCTGTGCTCCAGGGCACCACGAGGAAAGCTTTGCTCCACCAGgcacacaggaaaaacaaaaccctcaGCTATAAAATGGAGCTGCTGAGTGGAGCAGCAAGGGCACAGGGGACCTGCTTCCTGCAGGAAGGGCAGAGGAAGCAGGCAGAGGTTTGCTCTGCCTTCTATGCTCGTCATTCCTTGTCCTCCAGTTCCTGCCACTGCTGTGGGATCCAGCCACGTCCCCAGGGAAggtgctgggacagggctgaCCTTGAGCCCTTTGCCCTTTCCCACCCAGGGGAGCATGAGAACACCCCGGGTGGTTCCCAGCTGGTGGGAGGGCTTGGCTTGGGACAGCGGGTCCCCTTAGGGGATGGGCTCCGTGGCAGCTGGGTGACTGTGTCACCTTTGCCCACAAGTGGTGGCTTAGCATGGGAGCATCTGGCCAAGGGGCAGGTTTGGTGGGAGCCAGGGAAGGCTCCTGTAACCCCTGAGCTCATCACTGAGGAGCAAACACTGTGGCTGGTCCCCATCTCCAGGTGAGCAGGGTTGGtggctggagctctgctgggcacaTCCTGGGGGCCAGGCAGGTTGGTCCCTTGGGGACTGCACGTCCTGGCCTGTACATCTGGGAGCTTCTCAACACTTTGGGAATCCTGACTGTGGCTGGGTTTTCTCTGCAGTGGATTTGCTGGCTACTGGGAATTCAGAAAGGTTCAAGACTGAAacttcctcttcctctgctaGGGCTGTGAGAAGAGTCTTGAAGCCATTTGTGAGCCCTGCACACAGTTTCAGCAGGAAGCAGCAGCCTGCCAGAACAGATGAGCAGTTACCAACTGGGTTGCTGAATCCTGCTGTGCCTTTTGTGCCATGACTGATGTCTGAAAGAGGAAAAGGTCCCTTTCACTCTGAGAGAGATGCCAGCCCTGCTTGCTAGTGGGCAGTGTGAGGAGTAGTCATCTGATTTCCCCACATGGAATGATGACACCCCAGGTTCCATATGATCCTTGTTCCATCTTCGTCAGCCCATGTGTCactgactaattttttttcacctacGTGTCATTAACATAAGCCTTCTCTGCAATAAGGGTAAGACCAGAAAAAGTGTAAAGCCCAAGCAGTGCTATGCATCCTGGCACTGTTCTGTGGTGCTGTTATTCCCCAGGCTTCACTCTCCAGGTTTTGCACACTTCAGGGATTGCCAGTGCTGCTGATCTCTTAAAACATCCTGGGTTTTGAGCCCTGGTTCTCTGGTGCTGCCTTGGTTTCCTACCCTGCCTCTCCCAACAGCCACATCCAGGATCCTCTCTCAGAGCAAGAAGGCACTGGAACATGGAGAGTTTTCGGGCAAGTCTGGGGCACCTCACTGCCACTGGGTACGTAGAGACAGCTTTATCCCTGTCTGTTCCTCTGTCTTGATAGCTATTGTATGGCTTTTTCACAGAAAACCCTCTTTCCTAGTTAAAATTGTCCCTCAAAGGATAGGTGAGGCTGGTGTCCAGCAGTGGGAGACTAAGATTGCCTGGCTGGGTTTAACCCTCGGGCCAGGCTCTTCTCCCCTACAGGTTTTCTGGTTTATGAAGAGTCACTCCAGATGTGAGACCTGAGAAAtgatattttttcccaaatgtttGTTTCAATTAGACATTTGCATAGCTTTATGGGACATCTCATCCTATATGTAGTGGCCAAATTCTTTTCCTTGGAGAGTTCCTCTGGCACTGCAGCTTCAGTGTGaaactgttttctctgtttGTCACCCTTAAACATGTAGATTTGTGCTTGGCCTCCTTTTAAGAGGCAGGAAGAGCACCACTCAACTGCTTCTTGTCCATGTAAAACCTTTGAAATACAGAGCTGGTCTAACCATTTCCACAGAAGCCAGTAGCCTCCTCTTTCCTCCAACATCCTCTAAGTAAGCATTAAAGCCTCAACCACTGTCAATGAGGTGACCCCTCAGAATCTGTTATGGTTTTTATAGAATAACACAAtgttttcctgtgcttgcaTTAATAGAGGAATAGTTGCATCACACTtaggatttatttttcaataaacCTGTCCTGCTGCTTCCAGGGGAGATCTCAGCCCCAGCTACTCAGGGAAGTTAGCAGGGAAGTGGAGAAGGGTGAGACCAGAGGCACCCAGAGGAGGACAATATAAACCCCCCTAAGTGATCATCTCAAGAAAGTCCCCTAATCAGTGTTTAGGAACTTCCTCTGCTAACACACAGGTACTTGTTTTTGCAGGGTGAGAGCTCGTGTTTACTGTGAAGACTTTCTGTTCCCAAAGGTGCACAGAACTATGGCAGACTTGTGGTGGATTTACTCCAAACCTGTCCCAGCAGATGGCAGAGAGCTATGGACCTTGTTTCTGCAGTGTTCCTGCATTACAGCAGTGATAGGAGGCCTCTTTTACAACTGGATGTTTGCTTCCCTGGAGTACTCCTGGCACCTCTCCATTGCCATGGCCATCTCCTTGagcctgctccttctcctgacTCTCCTTTTGGTGCACCCTGCCCGTTGTGTCTTCAGCATGATCATGCCCACGTTGGGCACCAAGCAGGGCCGGAAGCTTCTCTTCTCGACCTGCATCATGATCGCAGCGGTGAACATAACACCCAACATCATAAGCAACATTAAAACCATACTGCAGGTGATTCAGTGCATCTGCAAGAATTCCTCTGACAGCCTTCTGAACTCAACGGCCTTGCTAGAGAAAGTTTCCTGGGAGTTTGGGGATGCAGTCCAAGAAGCCATTCCTTCCATGCATAAGCCTATGAATGGACATTTTCGCTTTTCATTGCTTCAGAACAGCTCCTTGATTTACCAAAAAATGCACCTTGCTGGTGAGAAAATTAGCAGAGAGTTCTTGTCTGCTGAGGTACTGGTCAAAGACTCTGTACGAGTAGCCAACAGACTGGCTGCTGGTTTCTTCATGCTCTATCTCTGTTTTGAGTCCACCTGGTATTTGAAAAATTATCTCACCAACCTCAGCTTTGACAATTTTTACATCACCAAGAAGCTGGAACGTTTAGCCGTGGACAGAAGAGCAGCTCATCTCCTGGTGGGCTCATCCAAAAAACTCATCCGACCTACAGGCTTGAAGCTGTCCAGGGAAGAAGTGGTGCTGTGCCTCGTGCAAGCCATGCTGGTCACGGTGGCCCTGATGCTGATgctggtggtggtggccatggaccACTTTGCGTTCAGCGTGGCAGACACGGCGGTGAGAAAGGCAGCTCAGTTCTCCGCCGTGCCCGTCACCCTCAGCATCAAATACAAGGTGAGAGCTGGGgtgtcctgccctgccctgccctgtgtggggaccccactctgagtcCATTCAGTGGTGGGGATTGCAGTCTTTGTACTCTTATTTACACAATCCTGActtccctccccagcagccagtgggatgagcagcagcccttggGGGAGGAGGCAGTGGCACAACCtcagctgctcagggcagctggtGAACGCTGAGAATGTCTCCTCATCCCATTGCGTGGGCATTTCAGTAGAAATCCCTGCTTGCTGGCTTTGTTGTTGCCCTCTGCAATCCCTCCCACAAACTTCCCCTGTTTCTAATTCAATATTCTTTGGTTTGGCGTTTTAACTTTCCTCTTCTGCCACACAGCTtgcccccttccccagcccaggATCCTTAGTGCAGATACCTGCTTACAGTGGAATTACAGGAAAACAGTCAGGGCTTAGAAAAAGTCTCTAATATTCAGATATTCAGCCAGTAATCCCATGGTCTGGATGGTGTCTTTCACCATAAATCTCACACAGGGAATGCCTGTTTTGGTGTCTGTTCCAGTGGATGAAGATGACAGATAGGACTGGCTCTCACCCTGCCCAGTGCTCAGTACCTACACATTGCACTGTTACTCCTGAAGTGATCAGACCCTTCAGTGTCCTTCTCTTGTGCTCTAACAGTGACTCCACACCCCCAGGCAGATATTTCTGTAGTAATCAGTTGGTTTTGGTGTCTTCCCTCCCCATTTACATTTTAACCCTCTTTATTTCAGGCTGAAGTAGGGATCATGCCCTTTCTATTCAAAATCTTCTGGCGTCCTTCTGAGGCATTGCTGCTCAGTGACTTCAACAAGACCTACCACCATCATCTGCTCTTCAGCTCTGCCCACTGCAGGATCAGCCCCCCCACGCCTCCCAAGCCCTCTGTGCTGCTCGTGGTGGGGCTGCTCTTCTGCATCCTCTATGGCACCGTGTTCCTGGAAACCTTCGCGCGGCGCCTGTGCCGCAGCATCGCCGCCTCCTTCTTCCAGAGCCAGGAGGAGAAGAGAGCGCTCCACCTGTACAGGAAACTCTCCAGGAGGCACAGGAAGGAGCAAAACTCTCTGA
It contains:
- the OCSTAMP gene encoding osteoclast stimulatory transmembrane protein, which encodes MLEFQERQEKSRETKSSMIGNLVITATSRILSQSKKALEHGEFSGKSGAPHCHWGRSQPQLLREVSREVEKGTCFCRVRARVYCEDFLFPKVHRTMADLWWIYSKPVPADGRELWTLFLQCSCITAVIGGLFYNWMFASLEYSWHLSIAMAISLSLLLLLTLLLVHPARCVFSMIMPTLGTKQGRKLLFSTCIMIAAVNITPNIISNIKTILQVIQCICKNSSDSLLNSTALLEKVSWEFGDAVQEAIPSMHKPMNGHFRFSLLQNSSLIYQKMHLAGEKISREFLSAEVLVKDSVRVANRLAAGFFMLYLCFESTWYLKNYLTNLSFDNFYITKKLERLAVDRRAAHLLVGSSKKLIRPTGLKLSREEVVLCLVQAMLVTVALMLMLVVVAMDHFAFSVADTAVRKAAQFSAVPVTLSIKYKAEVGIMPFLFKIFWRPSEALLLSDFNKTYHHHLLFSSAHCRISPPTPPKPSVLLVVGLLFCILYGTVFLETFARRLCRSIAASFFQSQEEKRALHLYRKLSRRHRKEQNSLKGDV